A single region of the Actinomycetota bacterium genome encodes:
- a CDS encoding response regulator transcription factor has product MPLRVVIAEDNFLIREGVRELLATAPDVEVVASCGDLDSLLEAVEREKPDVVLTDIRMPPTETDEGIRAAEKLRNSNPDIGVVVLSQYDEPDYALALLERGARGRGYLLKQRVSDLDQLVAALREVARGGSVIDPKIVEGLVAARSKADSPLDQLTAREREVLSVMAQGKNNAAIAAALVLTERAIERHINSIFSKLGLTQEKDVHRRVKAVLLFLAQSTAA; this is encoded by the coding sequence ATGCCGCTGCGCGTCGTCATCGCCGAGGACAACTTCCTCATCCGTGAGGGCGTTCGCGAGCTCCTCGCCACCGCGCCCGACGTCGAAGTCGTCGCTTCCTGCGGCGACTTGGATTCGCTACTCGAGGCGGTCGAGCGCGAGAAGCCCGATGTCGTCCTCACCGACATCCGCATGCCGCCGACCGAGACCGACGAGGGCATCAGAGCCGCCGAGAAGCTGCGCAACTCCAACCCCGACATCGGCGTCGTGGTGCTCAGCCAGTACGACGAGCCCGATTACGCCCTGGCGCTCCTCGAGCGCGGCGCGCGCGGCCGCGGGTATCTGCTTAAGCAGCGCGTATCGGATCTCGACCAACTGGTCGCGGCGCTGCGTGAGGTTGCGCGCGGCGGCTCGGTGATCGACCCGAAGATCGTGGAAGGGCTCGTGGCCGCCCGTTCGAAGGCGGACTCGCCGCTCGATCAGCTCACCGCTCGTGAAAGAGAGGTCCTCTCGGTGATGGCGCAGGGGAAGAACAATGCGGCGATCGCCGCCGCGCTCGTGCTGACCGAGCGCGCGATCGAACGTCACATCAACTCGATCTTCTCCAAGCTCGGCTTGACGCAAGAGAAGGACGTCCATCGTCGTGTGAAAGCCGTCCTTCTGTTCCTGGCCCAAAGCACGGCTGCTTGA
- a CDS encoding response regulator transcription factor encodes MAVRVLIVDDQEPFRAVAREVVEAAGDFEVVGEAESGEESVDLARTLRPDLVLMDVNLPGIDGTEATRRILAEATASKVVLLSTYEEDELAEAARECGASAYVPKSAFDPDRLTSVWSSI; translated from the coding sequence GTGGCCGTTCGCGTCCTGATCGTCGACGACCAGGAGCCGTTCCGCGCGGTTGCGCGCGAGGTCGTCGAGGCCGCCGGCGACTTCGAGGTCGTCGGTGAAGCGGAAAGTGGCGAGGAGTCGGTGGACCTGGCGCGCACGTTGCGTCCCGACCTCGTCCTGATGGACGTCAACCTGCCGGGCATCGACGGCACGGAGGCTACCCGGCGGATCCTCGCCGAGGCGACGGCGTCCAAGGTGGTGTTGCTCTCTACCTACGAGGAGGACGAGCTCGCGGAGGCGGCTCGTGAATGCGGGGCTTCGGCTTACGTCCCGAAGTCCGCCTTCGATCCCGACAGGCTGACGAGCGTCTGGTCGTCGATCTGA